CTACTTGGCTTAAATTTTTTAGGAATTCTTATAAACTAAGTTGTTATAAgattaaacttgaaaaaaatgGACATCCCGAACCCAACCCAATTAAACTTGAGTCCAAATGAACCCAAATGAAcccaaatgaaaccaaacccGAATCAGAGCTCGAATTGTAAAAGTTAGGATAGGATTGGGTTGACCTTCCAACCCGCCCGAGTTGCATCCCTAGTTGCTAATATGCCTACGTTTGATCTAGGCTGGGATTAGTGCTAAATAGTCCAATCCTAGTCCCAGTCCATTCAATCAAACGCGCTCTCAGAGCTTGCACATATCATGTTAACGATGAACAATTTACGCTACAAAAACATATAACGTGACATTAGTGCAATTTATTACAAACAATGGAATTTACCGACGTCCTTGAGTTAAGAAAGTATCGGAGTTCTATGACAATAGAATGAGAAGATGAAGTTCGGAACAGAAGCAGAGTACAGTGATCTCGAGGATTTGGAGACGTCCTCATCCTTTGATTCATCGCAGAATTTCTCCCGACTGAGACTCCAATTGCGCTCCGCTGAATAACCTACAAAGTAATGGGTATGCAACAACAAACGTTAATAAAAGGCATCCAGCATTTGCAGAGTTCCATGGGAAAGATGCATACATAGACCACATTCTGCAAGGCCCGTCAACGGTCTTTAAAACTGAAAGGAAATGCTCAGCCACAGCTTTCGAAAACATGAATTCGCATTCAACCATCAAATCTTTTTAAGTTTAAAAGAGAAGGAACATGGTTGGCTACAATACCATCAATGAGTATCACATAGTCAGACTAGCATCGCTGAGGACGAGGAAGAACTATGCATATATAGATTCGAAGGTTGATAATTTAGGTTAAGCAAGATATTATGACATTTGCGAATAAAAGAAATATTTGAATCATCTAAAACTACAAAAAACAACTGGGTTCAAGGGTACTGGGGTTGAAGTCTTAGTCTAGGCATGGCGGACCAGGAAATAGAAAGGGTAAAATTATCGAACTCGTTGTTGCCTTTTTCATCTCCTTCTAGTTTGAAAGCAAACAACGATTTTCCGCTCGTTGAAAGAAATCTTAAAAACTCAACAATGAAATGATCATACTTGAATTAAAGCTGAGAAGCGAATCCTGCACTAACTTGATCTTTACTTAATTGATCAGACAACAATGCGATATCAGCATTTTAAAGAGTTCATTTCGTATAATCGACACAAAATCGAAGGGAAATCCATATTCGGCCATACCCACGAAAGCTTCAATCACTTAAACAACAATGCCATCTCAATAATAAACATCCACACACATGATTCTACCACAAAGTCACCAAATTCAAATTTGTTGCAATCAAAATTCCTCACAACCCCACATTGTAAGATCACATCATAAGTATTCAATCAAGAAAGAACAGAAATTTCCAAACACAATTCAATCACAAAACTTACCACATTCACTCAGCAACGGGCAGCTTCCCAGCTCGAAAAGTCGCAAACTTTGACACTTCGGAGTAGGAATACCGAACCCCATTTTCCTTCAAAAAGTCCTCAAGCACCACCTTCACTCCTTCAGGGTCAGCACTCTCACACTCAATTTCGTAACAAGTACCAAAATCATACTTAGTCTCATCCACCTCCAATTTCAAGCCCTTCCAATCATACACATCCCTCACATTCCTAAATCCTCCCAAtcccacaaaccctaaaaccccaAATTCCTCCCTCACCCTCCTCAAAACCCTAGACTCCGCGGCCATCAGCTTATCCGGCTCGGCGACGCAGGCCCGCCCGATCGAGTGATCAAGCTCCTCCTCGTCCTCCTCCACTCGGCTAATGCCATCGACAAGCACCGCCCGCGCCTTGAGCGTCACGGCGCAGAGAGGACTCCTGTCGGAGAATCGTAGCCGGAGAACGGCTAGGCGGGCCGAGAGCTCGGCTTTGGAGCCGTCGAAAAAGAAATTCTCTTGGCGGTGCGTGGCGACGAGGAATGGCGCCAGGAGGGTGGTGACTTGGCGGTGAGCGGCAGCGTCGAGGAGCCTGAGCTTGACCTCGACTTCCATCAGAGCTTTGGGGATTTGAGACATGAAGGTTTTTTGAGGGCGTTCGAGCTTCGATTACTGAGGGAGGCCGATGCGGTGCGTTTTGGAGGAGGCGTCTTTGGCGCGGTCGAGGTGGTGGAGGAGAGTAGTGGCGGCggtggttgtggttgtggtggACGAGGCGGCGGCGCGTAGCTTGCGAGCTTCTTCGAGTTCGTCTTTGTCTTCGATTTTGAGTTCGATCTTGGTTGGCTTTCGTCTCAGCATTTCTGCTCTCTCAAATTTCCTTCACTTTTGATATCCACTGCGTATTTTATACGTTTTGGATTGGGCCTGCTAAGTAGTATTGGGCTTTGATTCACTGAGGCTCGCTCGGTATCGTTTTTATAAGAAGCACTTTCATCATAAGCATTTCCGTAACATGTGCTTTTATTTGAAAGAAATATAATTGTTTTTCGAAATTTTAAATCCTTCCTGAAAAAAATCTTGGAAGTGCTTTTTGAAGAAGCACATGAGTGATACTTCTCCAAAAAACGCTTATATAATCAAAATTGATATGTAGTTAATACATGTTGCATAATAGTAAATCcccttgttttgaaaaaaaagggaCCAGGCTGATCAGCTGGTGGCCAAGTTATGGCAATCTAGTTTTTCGGGGGTCGAAAAAGTTTATAGATGCATTTCAGTACCTCTCTGTCCACTATCGTGTGATAAATCCCTTTGTTCTGAAacttatttttaagtttttctattttattaaagaataaaaacTGATTAATTTTAAATGCAGTGATAAGATCATCACTCTAACTGAAGAGATTCTTTAAGCAaatttcagtttcataaattCACATTAAacgtttcaaaattttcacataaaaataataaactatTAAAATCTCCCATTCTTCAACCTTGATCCTCAAGCTCCCCAGCACCATGGCGGCAAAATCCCCAGCAAAATACTCAATGCTGTTCTTGCTCGCGGCTTGTGCGGCAAGCATAGGCGTAGCACTGTCGACCGCACCGCTGGCAGCATCACCACTACCCATCTTGCCGCACGGCCCCTGGGAGTCGGGACTTCCAAGGACAAGGACATTTCCAGGTCGGCCCGGCTGGAAAGAGCTCCGACAGTGCTGGGCTCCTCTCCAACATGTAACAGGCTGCGTCGACCAGATTTACGATGCGCTCTCCAACGCCCGATTAGACCTGGTCGGGCCGGCTTGTTGTAAGGCCGTCGCTGAAACGTTTGACGATTGTTGGGCCAAGCTGTTTCCTTTCAACCCATCTTTCCCTCCATCTCTTAAGAGCTTTTGCACCGCTCATCCACCTTCACCCAGGTCAACTTGAATAAGGTTTATTGTGTCACACCGTTACATCGTATTATTGATCGACTAATGTTATAACTAGTGGATCAAATTAGTAATCTTATATCCTAGGTCATGCTATATCAATTGTTACGACAATAATACGTAACGATATGAATGTCAcatcaaaattaaattttgctttTGAGAGAATCTCACCCTAGTTAGTTTGCTTTTGCATCAGTCTAGAGCAAACGATGCTCTCTTCTCTTTTGTTTAGGTTGTTTTATGTagtaaaacttttttatttagttATGATTCCTTTGAGAAATTTGGTAAAATGCCCCTTTTGCAGGCCGAAAAAGATTTttgctccttttttttttaaaaaaaaatttataggaCTCGTTTAAAAGAAGTTTTCAAATAACTAAAAacgcttttggtgaaattgattttaggttccaaaagcaatttaagtgttttttttaaaaagtatcATGTATGTGTTTCTTATCGGAACAACTTAAAGGTGATTTTTCAGGATTCACTTGAATTTTTACAAAAGATCGGtttaaaaaacattttcactaaaaatgctttcagtcattttaagctagatttaattattttcaaattcttttaaatTGCTTAGAAACAATAGTTTATGAACTCGTTTCAGCTAAAATTTTCTCTTATGAGCAATGAAGAATACATATATCTAACTTCATTTGTTAGCTAAAACTAAAGAGAAATCTGAATATATATGAAATCGTAATCACGGTATTAATTCTTGTCTCTTTTTCTAATCATGTACTTTTTAtttgttcttttatttattcaGACGATGGAACCAGCTTCGAATTAGGTCGCTGCATACACTTTTTATATACGCATACTAGCAGTTTACATGCATTTGTAATTACGTGATAACATTGATAAGGTATATTGGTATACAATATATATCCcatttcaaaacaaaacatgcatCAACCACAAATACTAGGACtgatcatgtatatatatagaactAGAAAGTGGGTGTTGATTATGATTAGCCTAATCACATGTTAAAACGACCCATGTATATACTGGATGGATTCGTGATGTCATTTTTTAACATAACTTTTGGCAGATGTTTTTGTGGAACATATtccgtaatgtattttaacgatCCGAATCATTTATCTTTTAGGGTTTTCctcaaaaattatatatatagagcAACTTCTTAGCATACTGTAACAAAATCTGAGAAAATGTATATAAGAGTATCGTAAGAAACATGTATTTACCATATAAGACTTATGTAtgtccttttcttttgttttcctttctttACAGCTTTGTAACTTTCTAGATAATTTCTCAGACTGAGCCGAcccattttgttttaagtaatgGTTTTGCGTGGGACTGCAGCTAGCATGCAGTGATGTGGACCTTTCATGAGTCATACTTTCGATGTTCTTTTTGTTAAtactagaaaataaaagatCCTTTATTTGAAATGAAATTCGAATTTCTCACAAAATCAGATGTTCATTTTcttaaaccaaaaaaataaaagatcttTTATTTGAAATCAAATTCGGATTTTTCGAAAAATCCGACTTTTGGTCGATCAAATTCACTTCAATTTGGTCTCAAAatgtctcttttgaaagctgaAGAAATCCTAAGGAGGAATCTTTCTCAAAATATGCCATTTTGACCTTTAAAATACCTAAAATGTCCACAAACGTCAATTTGAAAAAGTTGCGCGTTGGGCCTTTATTTCATTGCCATGGCCGAACGGCTTAgtagaaaaatttgaaattttgataaaaTCATCTTGAAATACTCACGAACATCCACCAATtgaaatcactccaaaattcatccgtttgatcactttttgctccacaaGAAGTCGAATGTTGTACATTAAGAATATATaataaagtatcaaaattctaccaaaataaccaataaattataattaagAATAAGATAAAATATATGATATAATATCGACTCATCAACAACCCTGTTGGATAACTATTTcgtttttaactttttgttttcgtttttgTATTCGCTTCTAATTTATTAAATATCCAGGTAGGTTCCTAATAATGTAGTAAATGTAGTCAAGTTCTTTGTTCTCATCCAAATGCAAAAGGATAGTAAGAAGCAGCCACCAAACTTGATGCTAGTGGAAGACAGTTCAGTCAATGATGTGGTTGTCCTTCACAAGAAACAAATAAAGCACCCAAAATATCCTCTCCTGTATATCTACAGCCTATCAAATATAAAGGGTATTTCCACGACCCTACCATTATTGTCCCTTGAATATTCAAGTGGTTGGCATTTCAACTTCAAAGTCCACCACTTTTTCTGTTCCAAGTCTTCGTACTTCAATAATTTGCATGGTCACTCAGATAGAACTCCATAGCCTAAACACTTGCAAAATTCAGCAACTCCATCAAATTTTCATGGAAAATCTTCCTATCCGTAAAACCCCTCCCCCTCTATTTTCCgtgcttgtttttctcctccaTTTCTCATCCCTTCACTTTCCCTCGTTGGCTTACGATACCCCTGATAAGTACTTCATCAACTGTGGGTCAAATGCTAATGCCAACTTCAATAACCATGTCTTCACTGCAGATCGTTTCTTCCACTCGAAGGCGACAAGCAGTATCAATGGCGGCAACCAGTCGAATCTTTACCTTACAGCAAGAATTTTCGAGCAAGAATCCTACTATAAGTTCGACATCACTGAAAACGGTACTTATTATGTACGTCTGCATTTCTTGGCTTTCGCCTCTTCCTCAAGTAATCTCTCCGCTGCTATTTTTGATGTTTCGGCTTTTCCTAATAATTCAAATTCTGGATTCATGCTGTTGAAGAATTTCACTGCTAAGAATAGTAGTGGCAATTCTACGATACATGAGTTCTTTCTTGGCATTGATCCTGGCTCATTTAGGATATACTTTACTCCTCGTGGATTGTCTTTTGCATTTGTAAATGCCATTGAAGTCTTCCTTGCCCCTGCAAATTTCAGCCCTGAGAATTACCCAAGTAGTTCCCCATTAGTTCTACATACAATTTACAGGGTGAATGTTGGAGGTCATGAACTCGGACCAGATGAGGACAAACTATGGCGAAACTGGGAACCTGACGATCATTATCTGTTGAATTCAAACCCTGTAGGGGAAGTTGGACCCTCACAGAAGCCTAGGTACTTGGAGTCTAAAAATGATGGTTTTGTTGCTGctgctaattattttattgcccCAGATTTAGTTTACGAGACTGCCAAAGTAATGAACAATGGTAGTAGAAACCCATCCACTTCGTTCAACATAACCTGGTCGTTTAATGTGCGCAGGAATGCTAAACATCTTGTCCGAGCACACTTTTGTGACCTTGTTGGCCAAGCTGCCGACATTGTTTTTAACTTGTATTCAAATGGAAACTTCATTAAGAATGTCAATAATTCTGTGTTTGTCAACCCGATACCTTACTACTATGATTTTGTGGTGGAGTCTAAGGAGTCTGAACTCATTAACATCAGCATAGGTCCTAATGTAGAAAAAACTTCCACTAACAATTCCTTTCTAAATGGACTGGAAATGTTGGAAATAATGGATGAATTGGCACAAATTCCAAATATGAAAGAGCACAAGAGCATAAATGTCCCTGTTGTGGTTGGTTCAGTTCTTGGAGGTCTGTCTCTTATCTGCATTTTGGTTGTCGGGTTCTTGTTCGGTTTGAAATACAGAAAGGCAAAGCATGTTGAAACTTCGGAATGGTCACCAATGCCTGCATTTGGGGGAGGGAGTACCCACAGTAGGGTCACTGAGGGAACGATTACTGGCTCCCCTATGACTTATCTAAATCTTGGGTTGAAGATATCTTTTGCTCAACTTCAGCAAGCAACGAACAACTTTGACACAAAATTTCTGATAGGCAAGGGTGGCTTTGGGAACGTCTATAGGGGAACTCTATCAGATGGGAGAATTGTAGCTGTCAAGCGAGGTAAGCGACATGAACATAGTTCAGGTCAAGGGCTTCCAGAGTTTGAAACAGAGATAATGGTTTTGTCCAGGATTCGTCATCGCCATCTTGTCTCCTTAATTGGGTACTGTGATGAAGGGTCTGAGATGATATTGGTCTACGAGTTCATGGAAAAGGGGACCTTGAGAGAACAtttatatgaatcaaatttgcCTCGCTTGCCATGGAAGCAAAGACTTGAAATCTGCATTGGTGCAGCAAGGGGTCTTCATTACCTCCACAAGGGTGCAGCCGGAGGCATCATTCACCGCGATGTTAAGTCCACCAACATCTTGTTGGATGCAAAATGTGTTGCCAAAGTTGCTGATTTTGGCCTTTCAAGATCTGGTCCACTTGATGAAACCCATGTCAGCACAAATGTCAAAGGCACTTTTGGTTACCTAGATCCTGAGTACATACTGACTCAACAGTTGACAGAAAAATCAGATGTTTACTCATTCGGCGTTGTTCTCCTTGAGGTCTTATGTGCAAGACCTGCTCTGGCTAGGAATCTACCAAATGAGCAAATAAATTTAGCGGAATGGGGAATGAATTGCAAGAAGAACGGATTGCTTGAACAGATTGTTGATTCTTCACTCAAGGGTCAGATTGATCCTAGCTCGCTAAGAAAATTCATCGAGACAGCAGAGAAATGCTTGCAAGATGATGCTAGTGATAGGCCTACAATGGATGATGTACTGTGGGACTTGGACTATGCGTTACAGCTCCAGCAAACCGCAAAGCATAGAGAGCCCCACGAGGACAGCACAATCAATGCTTCATCAGAATTCGTATTGCCAAATGTTCAGCATTTTCCTTCCCATAGCTCTACAGCTAACCCAGATGATATGACCTTTTCCGGGGTGGATGAATCGGACACGGCAACAAACAAAGTATTCTCACAACTGAAGATTGGTGATGCCAGATAAACCTGTGCAGTGTGTGAGGTCTGTAAATTAACCTTGTTCAAGTATCTATAGATTGAAGAGCTATAAGCCTACAAGTTTAAGTGTGCCTTGTTAATTTGAGTCTTACTAGCCACGGCGTGTTATTCGCAATGTACacgttttaaatatatttatatgcgtaaattcaCAAAAGGAAggttaaatatttgaagtaaatggataatttagatcatgctagaagaaacccctcataaaccaattaaaataGCTGAATTTACATAGTAAAATCGAtttctatagaatttacattaagaataaagaaaataatatttaataaacaattgattaaatcatattattaatagcctattgtgaggctaagcctaccTCCTTcacccttagtgtagataaaattgtttatttaaaaaaaaaacaatcatttgacaattaatttaatcacattattatccgtgtgtgaaagacctttttttataaccggcattacacgcctcttaaaatgttttgaacatgtttaaaaatagagaaaataatatttaataaatgattgattgaatcatattattgctaggcCATTGTGAAGTTAAGCCCACCCATCCACCTTAGTctatataatatcgtttgttaaaaaaaaaaataatcatttgacaacttatttaatcatattgttatccgcgtgcgaaaaaccttttttattcttttctttcttcccacttatatttatattatattttatgattatcaaattaccaaattacccttgtattatttgatatattatattggGCTCCTTTTGGATCTTTTTGGTTGAGGGGCAATTTTGTCCTAATATTTTTGTCGAATTGTGTGATCCCAAATTTTTGTCGGCATGCGTGACCCCATTGGGGCGCTGGTTTTTATtatactagccttcatgcacgcgcTCATGCACGTGCGGAAGACATTTTTGGAATCATGGTATgctaaatgtatttatatgtataaattaatataaggaaagtcaaatatttgaagtaaatgaataattttataTCATTCTAGAAGAAACCTCtcataaatcaattaaaacagctgaattcatataataaaattgatttttatagaatttatattaagaataaagaaaataatat
This is a stretch of genomic DNA from Malus domestica chromosome 02, GDT2T_hap1. It encodes these proteins:
- the LOC103426573 gene encoding triphosphate tunnel metalloenzyme 3-like; amino-acid sequence: MSQIPKALMEVEVKLRLLDAAAHRQVTTLLAPFLVATHRQENFFFDGSKAELSARLAVLRLRFSDRSPLCAVTLKARAVLVDGISRVEEDEEELDHSIGRACVAEPDKLMAAESRVLRRVREEFGVLGFVGLGGFRNVRDVYDWKGLKLEVDETKYDFGTCYEIECESADPEGVKVVLEDFLKENGVRYSYSEVSKFATFRAGKLPVAE
- the LOC103451923 gene encoding probable receptor-like protein kinase At2g23200 — encoded protein: MVTQIELHSLNTCKIQQLHQIFMENLPIRKTPPPLFSVLVFLLHFSSLHFPSLAYDTPDKYFINCGSNANANFNNHVFTADRFFHSKATSSINGGNQSNLYLTARIFEQESYYKFDITENGTYYVRLHFLAFASSSSNLSAAIFDVSAFPNNSNSGFMLLKNFTAKNSSGNSTIHEFFLGIDPGSFRIYFTPRGLSFAFVNAIEVFLAPANFSPENYPSSSPLVLHTIYRVNVGGHELGPDEDKLWRNWEPDDHYLLNSNPVGEVGPSQKPRNAKHLVRAHFCDLVGQAADIVFNLYSNGNFIKNVNNSVFVNPIPYYYDFVVESKESELINISIGPNVEKTSTNNSFLNGLEMLEIMDELAQIPNMKEHKSINVPVVVGSVLGGLSLICILVVGFLFGLKYRKAKHVETSEWSPMPAFGGGSTHSRVTEGTITGSPMTYLNLGLKISFAQLQQATNNFDTKFLIGKGGFGNVYRGTLSDGRIVAVKRGKRHEHSSGQGLPEFETEIMVLSRIRHRHLVSLIGYCDEGSEMILVYEFMEKGTLREHLYESNLPRLPWKQRLEICIGAARGLHYLHKGAAGGIIHRDVKSTNILLDAKCVAKVADFGLSRSGPLDETHVSTNVKGTFGYLDPEYILTQQLTEKSDVYSFGVVLLEVLCARPALARNLPNEQINLAEWGMNCKKNGLLEQIVDSSLKGQIDPSSLRKFIETAEKCLQDDASDRPTMDDVLWDLDYALQLQQTAKHREPHEDSTINASSEFVLPNVQHFPSHSSTANPDDMTFSGVDESDTATNKVFSQLKIGDAR